ccGATATTGTAATCGCAACCCCCGGTCGATTAATAGACCATTTAAAAAGTACACCTGGATTTAGTTTGGAATCGATTGAAATCTTAATTCTGGATGAAGCTGATCGTATGTTAGACGAGTTTTTCGCCGAACAAATGAAAGAGATTATCAAACAGTGTTCAAGAACTCGCcaaactttgttattttcgGCTACGATGTCAGATGAGGTTGAAGATTTAGCCGCGGTTTCTTTAACAAAGCCCGTTCGTGTATTCGTTGATAGTAATAAAGATGTGGCTTTTAATTTGCGCCAAGAATTTATTAGGATCCGAAAAGATAAAGAAAGCGATCGAGAGCCAATCTTATCCGCGTTAGTTTGCCGAACTTTTCGTACAAAAACAATCATTTTTGtgcaaacaaaaaaacaagCGCATCGATTACACATCTTATTAGGACTTTTAAGTGTAAAAGTTGCCGAATTACACGGAAATTTAACTCAACCCCAACGATTAGATGCTTTGGAGAAATTTAAGAACGAAAAAGTCGATGTTTTAATTGCAACAGATGTCGCGGCTCGCGGTTTAGATATACCAGGGGTTCAAACTgtgattaattttatgatgCCGCCAACCTTAGAACATTATATTCATCGAGTTGGTCGTACTGCGAGGGCAGGAAGAGTTGGAGTTTCCGTGAGTTTAGCAGGAGAACAAGAACGAAAAGTTGTTAAAGAAGTTATTAAACGAGCAACAAGACCAGTTAAAAGTCGGATAATCCCTCTagacgttttagaaaaatacaaaaataaattagaaaaattagaacCGGAAATCGAACTAATTCTGAAAGAGGAAAATGAAGAAAGGATTTTAAGTAAAACTGAAAACCAAGTGAACAGggctcaaaaattattaaacggGGAAAAAGACCAAGAACGACCATGGTTTCAAACGAAAAGGCAACGAAAGGATGAAAAAGAAAGATTATCGctaaatcaagaaaaaaaggttaactcaaaaaccaaaagtaaaaataaacttagtGAAACGGATAAAGGTGGTGATAAGAAtgacaagaaaaagaaaactaaaaaggTTAAGGATACCGCGGAAGATCGCGTACAAGgggaattgaaaaaattagcGTTGTTACAAGCGAAATTGGCGAAGAAAAAGACGAAACCGAAAAAGATTAACGCAGTATATGATAATGTTGATGGAGTTAGTAAAggaaagaaaaggaaaagatCGAATTTTGCTGACGAACTTTGTGATACCTCGAGAAAAGGTGTTAAAAAGTTTAGACACCAGgggaatttaaagaaaaagggGCAGCCTAAGAAAAATGTTGGAAAAACATTTGGCCGACCTCAATCTAAGAagcaaagaaattaattgaatgtatttaatgtttttttaatatagcTTCGTTACCTAATTTTTCGTTTCATTCTTATTATTGTTGATTAAagtttattgattaatttgttgcattttattattatttgttacatttttattggcAGTGCCATCTATTAGAcaatattcaaagttttacgTCAACTTTCACTTTTTCATTCCTTTTTATAGATGTGTAGACTTCATTTGAAATAACCATACTTGGCAAAATCGAAATGGGGGGGTGAtcctataatattaattactcTATATAGAGTAATAGTAACATCCGGAATTGAATATGGTTTGTGGATACTAATGCCTATTTCTAAAACTATGATGAATAAACTTCAGGTAACGTGTTATGAAGCCTATAGAGCTATACTGGGTGCCCTGAGATCTTCTCTAACAAATGCGTTGATTGAAGCAGGTGAAACATCTATTGaagttagtgtaaaactgTTGTGTACTAGATTTCTGATTAGAAGTCTTAGTATAATCGATTGTTCAACAGAGTAGATAGAATTTCGCAAATCTTCATCTAACGGCCGTTGGCAAAGAATTGCCCTTTGATTGCTAACATCTACTCAAAACTCAAACTTGGTATCCcaaatttatgcaaaaaaaatgcaTGATAACATTTGTGTCCAGATCATATAAATACTCAACATCACACAGTGGAATGATTAGTGTGATAGGTAAGGAAATTGAGCAGGgggagtgctatcacctctattatggtgcctggtagttgacgacttgatgaacaccctaactaaaaacggatttaagatacaagggtatgctgatgacctggtaatcacaatccgaggtaaatatgattcaatcataactcagctaatgcagaaagccctactactcaccagtacttggtgcagaagcaatgggctcagcatcaatcccaataaaatcgaaatagtccctttcactcggagaaggaagctacaaataaaagcaccctccattgaaagcagaactattaacctcaaaacagaaactaaatacctaggggtaatacttgacagtaaactaaactggaactcacacttagataaggtgaggaaaaatcatggcaaaccagatctgccgcgggctcctaggaaggaactggggtctcaaaccacgaatggctcattgggcctacgtagcaataatcagacccatggtcgcctacgcctcattggtttggtggccaaaaacaaaacataagacagctcaacaacagctggcacaaatccagcggttagcatgtcttaacataacgggtgcaatgagatcctgtccgacggctgctttggaagccctactcggtctcacactGAGAACcgatgtctaaatcacctgattgaaattaaaacggacctcataccgacggaatacaatttcaagcAACCGtttaaggtcatatttagtagcagggatgattgggcgaagggagggcctcaactaaaaagaggagccctagcctggtacaccgatgcttcaaagacagtaagatctggagtaggcatgggcatcagtggaccaaatagccacatcaaattgcccctcagctcggtggccaaaaacaaaacataagacagctcaacaacagctggcacaaatccagcggttagcatgtcttaacataacgggtgcaatgagatcctgtccgacggctgctttggaagccctactcggtctcacaccgctccacatatatatacaaaaggaggcagccttaagtgccttatcactgaaaacagtttcttcactcaagttgatgcagggtaacctcagaggacacctcgagattctcaaggacccatgtctaaatcacctgattgaaattaaaacggacctcataccgacggaatacaatttcaaccaaccgtataaagtcatatttagtagcagggatgattgggcgaagggagggcctcaactaaaaagaggagccctagcctggtacaccgatgcttccaagacagtaagatctggagtaggcatgggcatcagtggaccaaatagccacatcaatTGAAGTGAGGAAAaatcatggcaaaccagatctgccgcgggctcctaggaaggaactggggtctcaaaccacgaatggctcattgggcctacgtagcaataatcagacccatggtcgcctacgcctcattggtttggtggccaaaaacaaaacataagacagctcaacaacagctggcacaaatccagcggttagcatgtcttaacataacgggtgcaatgagatcctgtccgacggctgctttggaagccctactcggtctcacactgctccacatatatatacaaaaggaggcagccttaagtgccttatcactgaaaacagtttcttcactcaagttgatgcagggtaacctcagaggacacctcgagatcctcaaggacccatgtctaaatcacctgattgaaattaaaacggacctcataccgacggaatacaatttcaagcAACCGtttaaggtcatatttagtagcagggatgattgggcgaagggagggcctcaactaaaaagaggagccctagcctggtacaccgatgcttcaaagacagtaagatctggagtaggcatgggcatcagtggaccaaatagccacatcaaattgcccctcagctcggtggccaaaaacaaaacataagacagctcaacaacagctggcacaaatccagcggttagcatgtcttaacataacgggtgcaatgagatcctgtccgacg
This genomic stretch from Onthophagus taurus isolate NC chromosome 7, IU_Otau_3.0, whole genome shotgun sequence harbors:
- the LOC111413730 gene encoding probable ATP-dependent RNA helicase DDX27, with the protein product MSKISKIPDLIKTIQDDEDVEDFSEDSDVELENHFQPTKEKKKEKDFNTDFQFVSSVEEYNKDEWNDLMKYVKRKAKTKTDDKIKKVLAAKNQSEIINNDENEANGNDDICISDDELVHDNIKNKDKKKKKKNKSGNGEEEFFEDVHTKTDGVTFYEMNLSRPLMKAIVEMKYVHPTPIQSTTIPIALLGRDICGCAATGTGKTAAYMLPTLERLLYRPVGTATTRVLVLVPTRELGVQVYQVSKQLTQFTDIDIALSVGGLDLKTQENILRKNPDIVIATPGRLIDHLKSTPGFSLESIEILILDEADRMLDEFFAEQMKEIIKQCSRTRQTLLFSATMSDEVEDLAAVSLTKPVRVFVDSNKDVAFNLRQEFIRIRKDKESDREPILSALVCRTFRTKTIIFVQTKKQAHRLHILLGLLSVKVAELHGNLTQPQRLDALEKFKNEKVDVLIATDVAARGLDIPGVQTVINFMMPPTLEHYIHRVGRTARAGRVGVSVSLAGEQERKVVKEVIKRATRPVKSRIIPLDVLEKYKNKLEKLEPEIELILKEENEERILSKTENQVNRAQKLLNGEKDQERPWFQTKRQRKDEKERLSLNQEKKVNSKTKSKNKLSETDKGGDKNDKKKKTKKVKDTAEDRVQGELKKLALLQAKLAKKKTKPKKINAVYDNVDGVSKGKKRKRSNFADELCDTSRKGVKKFRHQGNLKKKGQPKKNVGKTFGRPQSKKQRN